Proteins from one Pirellulales bacterium genomic window:
- a CDS encoding SDR family oxidoreductase, which yields METAKQRALVTGASSGLGVEFARVLADRGIDLVISARRKDRLEILAAELRQSRGVEVAIVPADLSTQEGPRQLFDAVQAAGLRIDILINNAGFGHFGPFLEQSHDEIDAMIAVNVRAVTILTRLFCETMKRQGSGHILQVSSFAALQPIPRYSVYSAAKEYVITLAQALRHELRKTEVNISVVAPGFMPTEFHDVAEHEKSKWMKLLTVPSDYVARKAIHGMFKRKLLITPGLVYQINRGLLRLTPRRIASALSAAVVKS from the coding sequence ATGGAAACTGCCAAACAGAGAGCCTTGGTTACGGGCGCAAGCAGCGGCCTGGGAGTCGAATTCGCGCGAGTGCTAGCGGATCGGGGCATCGACCTGGTGATTTCGGCCCGCCGAAAAGACCGATTGGAAATCTTGGCCGCCGAACTGCGACAGTCTCGCGGAGTCGAAGTGGCCATCGTGCCGGCGGATCTATCGACTCAGGAGGGGCCGCGGCAATTGTTTGACGCCGTGCAGGCCGCCGGCTTGCGGATCGACATTTTGATCAATAATGCCGGATTTGGCCACTTCGGGCCGTTTTTGGAACAATCGCACGACGAAATCGACGCGATGATCGCCGTGAACGTCCGTGCGGTGACGATTTTGACGCGATTGTTTTGCGAAACGATGAAGCGGCAAGGCAGCGGGCACATTTTGCAGGTTTCGTCGTTCGCGGCCTTACAGCCGATTCCACGGTACTCGGTTTACTCCGCCGCGAAAGAATATGTTATCACACTAGCACAAGCGTTGCGGCACGAACTGCGAAAGACCGAAGTGAATATCAGCGTTGTGGCGCCCGGTTTCATGCCGACGGAGTTCCACGATGTTGCGGAGCACGAGAAGTCGAAATGGATGAAACTGCTGACCGTGCCGTCAGACTATGTCGCCCGCAAGGCGATCCATGGAATGTTCAAGAGAAAGCTGCTAATTACGCCGGGGCTAGTTTACCAGATCAATCGCGGACTGTTGCGGTTGACGCCGCGACGGATCGCTTCGGCCCTTTCAGCGGCGGTTGTGAAGAGTTGA
- a CDS encoding transposase, giving the protein MQGHSFNPSFRGFPECWHGCHFAKVLRHGPHRRSRGNHHSLLPLAKHGGWPRTVNLRVVVNTFLPLHRSGSQWDMLPHDLQPKSTACEYFAQWRNDSTLTKMVDALRTQVRRATGTKPRPAPSASTANRP; this is encoded by the coding sequence ATGCAAGGGCATTCCTTCAACCCTTCTTTCCGGGGTTTTCCGGAATGCTGGCATGGATGTCATTTCGCGAAAGTCCTACGCCACGGACCTCATCGACGCTCAAGGGGAAATCACCACTCCCTGCTGCCGCTGGCCAAGCACGGCGGGTGGCCGCGGACGGTCAATTTGCGCGTAGTAGTCAATACGTTCTTGCCTCTCCATCGCAGCGGCAGCCAATGGGACATGCTGCCGCACGATCTGCAGCCCAAGAGTACGGCGTGCGAATACTTCGCGCAGTGGCGCAACGACAGCACGTTGACGAAGATGGTCGATGCGTTGCGGACCCAAGTGCGTAGGGCCACTGGCACGAAGCCACGCCCAGCGCCATCTGCATCAACAGCCAATCGGCCATGA
- the serC gene encoding 3-phosphoserine/phosphohydroxythreonine transaminase, with protein MIDRVFNFSPGPAVLPLPVLQQAQREMLSLPGVGSSILEISHRSKAFDAILAEATEGIRGLLGVPQGYHIMFLQGGASLQFSMIAMNLLRGSGKAADYLLTGTWGTKAIDEAKREGETRVVWDGKATNYDRLPKTSDLKLNAGAAYVHYTDNETIQGVEFAAPPEVGRIPLVCDASSNFLSRPIPIAKYGLIYACAQKNAGPSGVTVVIARDELIQRAPKDLPPMLDYRTYAANESRYNTPPTFGIYIVNLICRWLKNDIGGLTKMQELNQWKAAQLYEVIDKYPKLYQGHAQPDCRSQMNVTFRLPDETTEKAFLDGAKQHKLIDLKGHRSVGGIRASIYNAMPREGVDTLRQYMLDFAQQCA; from the coding sequence ATGATTGATCGTGTTTTCAATTTTTCTCCCGGCCCGGCCGTTTTGCCCCTTCCGGTGCTTCAACAAGCTCAGCGTGAAATGCTATCGCTTCCCGGCGTTGGCAGTTCGATTTTGGAAATCAGCCATCGCAGCAAAGCGTTCGACGCCATTCTCGCCGAAGCCACCGAGGGCATTCGCGGCTTGCTGGGTGTGCCACAGGGCTACCACATCATGTTCCTGCAAGGTGGGGCGAGTCTGCAATTTTCAATGATTGCGATGAACTTGCTCCGCGGCAGTGGTAAAGCGGCCGACTACCTTCTGACGGGCACCTGGGGCACGAAGGCGATCGACGAAGCGAAACGTGAAGGGGAAACGCGCGTCGTTTGGGACGGAAAGGCCACCAATTACGATCGCCTGCCGAAAACGAGCGATTTGAAATTGAACGCTGGCGCGGCCTACGTTCACTACACCGACAACGAGACCATTCAAGGCGTCGAGTTCGCCGCGCCGCCGGAAGTCGGCCGTATTCCGCTGGTTTGTGACGCGTCAAGCAATTTTCTCAGCCGGCCGATTCCAATCGCCAAGTATGGCCTGATCTATGCCTGCGCTCAAAAGAATGCCGGGCCATCGGGCGTGACGGTGGTCATTGCACGCGACGAGCTCATCCAGCGCGCCCCGAAAGACTTGCCTCCAATGCTCGATTATCGGACCTATGCCGCGAACGAATCGCGCTACAACACGCCACCGACGTTTGGCATCTACATTGTGAACCTGATCTGCCGCTGGCTGAAAAACGACATTGGTGGATTGACGAAGATGCAAGAGCTGAACCAGTGGAAGGCGGCGCAGCTCTACGAGGTCATCGATAAGTATCCGAAGTTGTACCAGGGGCATGCCCAGCCCGATTGCCGCTCGCAAATGAATGTCACGTTCCGCCTCCCCGACGAGACAACGGAAAAGGCGTTCCTTGACGGAGCGAAGCAGCACAAACTGATTGACCTCAAAGGCCACCGCTCGGTCGGCGGTATCCGCGCCTCAATCTACAACGCCATGCCTCGCGAGGGAGTCGATACGCTTCGACAATACATGCTCGACTTCGCCCAGCAGTGCGCCTAA
- a CDS encoding SDR family NAD(P)-dependent oxidoreductase, translating into MKLLQGKRCLLTGAASGIGRALALELAREGVHLYLLDIDAQGMQATIDDCRRQGVVAVGRVCDLSQPAQISTAIADLHTRWQFIDLLVNNAGVAYYGPTENMTGKQWDWLMAINLLAPLQITRELLPTLLAREEAHVLNVCSISGVVAGGRFAAYHTSKFGLVGFTEALRAEYNRRGIGVTNLCPGPVRSNLYHHALSGRDKPVPNPPGWLCASPERAARRGVRGIKRNQRLVLVTPLARLLYWSKRISPALLDAINHISRKKKRGPIDASMVEAPPQFELTGEAQAVDLSSNRAA; encoded by the coding sequence ATGAAGCTGTTACAAGGGAAAAGGTGCCTGCTCACGGGCGCAGCCTCGGGCATTGGTCGTGCTCTGGCGCTGGAACTCGCTCGCGAGGGCGTGCATTTGTATCTGCTCGACATCGATGCGCAAGGCATGCAAGCCACGATCGATGATTGCCGTCGGCAGGGCGTCGTGGCCGTGGGCCGAGTCTGCGACTTATCGCAGCCTGCGCAAATCTCCACGGCAATCGCCGATTTGCACACGCGCTGGCAATTCATCGATTTGCTGGTGAACAATGCCGGCGTGGCGTATTACGGACCGACCGAAAACATGACCGGCAAGCAGTGGGACTGGCTGATGGCAATCAATTTGCTCGCTCCGCTGCAAATCACGCGCGAATTGCTGCCGACGCTGCTGGCCCGCGAAGAAGCTCACGTATTGAATGTTTGCAGCATTTCTGGCGTTGTCGCCGGCGGGCGTTTCGCGGCCTATCACACGAGCAAGTTCGGCCTCGTCGGGTTTACGGAAGCGTTGCGGGCCGAGTACAACCGCCGTGGCATCGGAGTGACGAATCTTTGTCCCGGACCGGTGCGCAGCAATCTTTACCATCATGCACTTAGCGGTCGCGACAAGCCCGTGCCAAATCCGCCAGGGTGGCTGTGTGCATCGCCGGAACGGGCGGCGAGGCGTGGCGTTCGCGGTATCAAACGCAATCAGCGATTGGTGTTGGTGACACCCTTGGCGCGGCTGTTGTACTGGTCGAAACGCATTTCACCTGCACTGCTTGATGCGATCAATCATATCAGCCGAAAGAAAAAACGCGGACCGATCGATGCCAGCATGGTGGAGGCACCGCCACAGTTCGAGCTGACAGGCGAAGCCCAAGCTGTCGACTTATCCAGCAATCGCGCGGCCTAA
- a CDS encoding tetratricopeptide repeat protein, with product MRTFRLQMTTLWHMGLWSALFLISSAGCGWMAQGQNSEGVRLFSQGQYDAASQRFRQAIQSDPDNPNGYYNLAAYYHRQGKLQQRSVDLTQAENYYQQCLGHNPNHVECRRGLAVLLVEQGRSQEAFAMLRDWETHSPSLPAPKIELARLYEEFGDRKSATDELTSALAISPNDARALAALGKLREEAGDPAQALANYQRSLMANRYQPQLAQRVVALQAAGAGTIAPNMSAGGTRVAASPGAMPH from the coding sequence GTGAGAACTTTTCGACTACAGATGACTACGCTGTGGCACATGGGCCTCTGGAGTGCCCTGTTTCTCATCTCATCCGCCGGTTGCGGCTGGATGGCGCAAGGACAGAATTCCGAAGGCGTGCGGTTGTTCAGCCAAGGTCAATACGACGCCGCGTCACAGCGCTTTCGGCAAGCGATCCAAAGCGATCCCGACAATCCCAACGGCTACTACAACCTGGCGGCTTATTATCATCGACAAGGGAAGCTGCAACAGCGATCGGTCGATCTGACACAAGCCGAAAACTATTACCAGCAATGCTTGGGGCACAATCCTAACCACGTCGAATGCCGTCGCGGATTGGCGGTGCTGCTCGTCGAGCAAGGCCGTTCGCAGGAAGCGTTCGCGATGTTGCGAGATTGGGAAACGCACAGCCCCAGCTTGCCGGCTCCAAAAATCGAGTTAGCGCGGCTCTACGAAGAGTTTGGCGATAGGAAGTCGGCGACCGACGAGTTAACTTCCGCACTGGCAATTTCGCCGAACGACGCGCGGGCACTCGCGGCGCTCGGCAAGCTGCGCGAAGAAGCCGGCGACCCGGCCCAAGCGCTCGCCAACTATCAACGCTCGCTGATGGCGAACCGATATCAACCGCAATTGGCCCAACGCGTCGTCGCGCTGCAAGCCGCCGGCGCAGGCACGATCGCGCCAAACATGTCGGCTGGTGGAACGCGTGTGGCCGCGTCGCCGGGCGCAATGCCGCACTAA